The proteins below come from a single Nocardiopsis gilva YIM 90087 genomic window:
- a CDS encoding MauE/DoxX family redox-associated membrane protein, translating to MVVETFAINAINVTGVADVADSADVIGVVRDIQLPILVLLLLLGAVAKIADRSPRGSGPVALLPSRFHRRFELANGWLEAVLAVGLLTLTALPGDIARGATAALFLVAALLLFRLRERDPELGCGCFGGLSTTPVGWRTIARALVLAAGAVSTIGLESTGVVVLAAPTLTHLVAMAAEVVLIAALSPELNELAMRRFHLEPCELREVPLRRTLTRLKASDVWRANTALITEPDAEPADVWRHGCWRFIRFAGTRDNRDVDVVFGVHVRGRRPAVRAAISDGETGETLAVLGEVAARSALPGPGEREAVELPDTVIPVQDPSKTAPR from the coding sequence ATGGTCGTCGAGACCTTTGCGATCAACGCGATCAACGTGACCGGCGTCGCCGACGTCGCCGATTCGGCCGACGTCATCGGTGTGGTGCGCGATATCCAACTGCCGATCCTGGTCCTGCTTCTGCTCCTCGGCGCGGTCGCCAAGATCGCCGACCGCTCGCCGCGCGGGAGCGGCCCGGTGGCGCTGCTGCCGAGCCGGTTTCACCGCCGCTTCGAGCTGGCCAACGGCTGGCTCGAAGCCGTGCTCGCCGTCGGCCTGCTCACCCTGACCGCCCTCCCGGGCGACATCGCCCGCGGGGCCACGGCGGCCCTCTTCCTGGTGGCGGCGCTCCTGCTGTTCCGGCTGCGCGAGCGCGACCCGGAGCTGGGGTGCGGCTGCTTCGGCGGGCTGAGCACGACCCCGGTGGGGTGGCGCACGATCGCGCGGGCCCTCGTCCTCGCCGCCGGGGCCGTCTCCACCATCGGGCTGGAGTCCACCGGCGTGGTCGTGCTCGCCGCTCCCACGCTCACGCACCTGGTGGCCATGGCGGCCGAGGTGGTGCTGATCGCCGCTCTGTCCCCAGAGCTCAATGAGCTCGCGATGCGCCGGTTCCACCTGGAGCCGTGCGAGCTGCGCGAGGTGCCGCTGCGGCGGACCCTGACCCGGTTGAAGGCCAGTGATGTCTGGCGCGCCAACACGGCGCTGATCACCGAACCCGACGCGGAGCCCGCGGATGTGTGGCGGCACGGCTGCTGGCGCTTCATCCGGTTCGCGGGGACGCGCGACAACCGGGACGTCGACGTCGTGTTCGGCGTCCACGTGCGGGGGCGCCGGCCGGCCGTCCGCGCGGCCATCAGTGATGGCGAGACCGGGGAGACCCTGGCTGTGCTCGGCGAAGTGGCCGCCCGATCCGCTCTGCCCGGGCCGGGAGAACGGGAGGCCGTCGAGCTACCCGACACGGTGATTCCGGTGCAGGATCCCTCGAAGACCGCCCCGAGGTGA
- a CDS encoding SigE family RNA polymerase sigma factor — protein sequence MKDTTRRTRYEEFSGYVDERGPALLRMARSLTGNRADAEDLLQAALLKTFFAWDRINSPSARDGYVRRAMVNTQISEWRRKHLEIFPTEEIPEQQVDDPTWKSDLADLLHRAIDRLPERQRATVMLRYYEDMSEAQIAEQLGITVGTVKSTLSRAVAKLRLDADLAIERAMS from the coding sequence GTGAAAGACACGACGCGGCGAACCAGGTACGAGGAGTTCTCCGGCTACGTCGACGAGCGTGGCCCGGCACTGCTACGGATGGCACGGTCACTGACGGGCAACCGCGCCGACGCGGAGGACCTGCTGCAGGCGGCCCTGCTCAAGACCTTCTTCGCGTGGGACCGCATCAACAGCCCCAGCGCCCGGGACGGATACGTGCGCCGGGCCATGGTCAACACCCAGATCTCCGAGTGGCGCCGCAAGCACCTGGAGATCTTCCCCACCGAGGAGATCCCCGAGCAACAGGTCGACGACCCCACCTGGAAGAGCGACCTCGCCGACCTGCTGCACCGCGCCATCGACCGCCTCCCGGAACGGCAGCGTGCGACCGTCATGCTCCGCTACTACGAGGACATGTCCGAGGCCCAGATCGCCGAACAGCTCGGCATCACGGTCGGCACGGTCAAGAGCACCCTCTCCCGCGCCGTCGCCAAACTCCGCCTCGACGCCGACCTCGCCATCGAACGCGCCATGTCCTGA